In the Corynebacterium anserum genome, GGGGGAACCACATGAACTCGCGTGCCAATGGGAATACATCGATAAGGCCACTAATAACGTTGCTGAATACAAGGGGCTCATCAACGGTCTGACGCTGGCGCGTGAGGTTGCGGAGCGTAGCGGGTCTACGGGTGGAGAAACCACGGTGGACGTGTTCATGGACTCCAAACTCATCGTGGAGCAGATGACTGGGCGTTGGAAGATTAAACACCCGGATATGAAGCCGCTGGCACAACAGGTCAAACAATTAGAACGCGAATTTTCTGCTGTGACCTACACGTGGGTGCCTCGCGAACGCAATAAACGGGCCGACGCTCTGACAAATCTCGCCATGGATGAGCAGGAATCCGGCGTCACACTCAACCTGAGTGATCAGTATGAGGGTCAGGGCGGTTCGGAAGGTTCAGATGTGGCGTCAAGAAAAGGGGGGACGAATGAGAAAGGCGAGAAGGAACATCAGCACTGCGGTGGTACCTCCGCGTTCAGCGCGCCGGACTGGCACGGCGGTACACGCCCGACCCGCTTTCTGCTAGTACGTCATGGGCAAACTGAGATGAGCGTCGCCAAGCAATTTTCCGGTCTCTCCGATCCACAGCTGACCGAAACGGGGCAGTGGCAGGCGGCTCAGGTGGCTCGCTACCTAGGGGCTCGTGGAGGTATTCAGGCGGTTGTCTCCTCGCCACTAACCCGTACGCAGCAGACGGCACAAGCCATTGCGGATCAGCTTGGGCTTAGCGTCACCACAGATGAAGGACTCATCGAAATGGACTTCGGTACGTGGGAGGGACGCAGCTTTCAGGAAATCCGCGCGGAATACCCTGATGAACACCGTGAGTTTTTTCTCAATGCCACGTCGGCACCGCCGGGCGGTGAATCCCAGGAAGACGTGTATCACCGGATGGAATTTGTGATTAACCGTCTAGTCACAGAGTATGAGGGTGCGAACGTGGTGTTGGTCAGCCACGTTACTCCAATTAAGTCAGTCATCCGCCTGGCTCTACAGGCTAGCGGCGTGGTGTTCCGCACGATGCATTTGGATCTTGCAGGGCTGAGTATCGTTGAGTTCTACCCTGATGACACCTCTGTGGTACGACGCGTAAACGATACCCATTACCTTGAAAATTGAGACCCGGGGTAGAGTGTCTTGTGCTGAGAAGGCCGGGTGGTCGCGGCGCATGAACGAGGAACCGGCTCCATGTGGGGCAAGGCCTGGCGCGGAGGAAAGTCCGGACTCCACAGAGCACGGTGGTTGCTAACGGCAACCCAGGGCGACCTGCGGGATAGTGCCACAGAAAATAACCGCCTCTATTTGGAGGTAAGGGTGAAAAGGTGCGGTAAGAGCGCACCAGCACACCAGGTGACTGGTGTGGCTAGGTAAACCCCACCGGGAGCAAGGTCAAGTGAACGCATGCTGTTGTTTACCAATACGGTAGGTAATGAGACAACGTGCGATCGGGTTCTAGAGTTGCTCGCTCGTTAGTGAACAGGTAGACCGCTTGAGGCGCCCAGCAATGGTGCGTCCAGATGGATGGCCACCTCGCAGCGTGACCTTAGTTCCGCTGTAAGACAAAATCCGGCTCATAGGCCTTCTCAGCTTTGTATGCTTATACGCTCGGAAAGCTGCTGCATCTTCGTGGCACAGCTTTATGGTAGGAAAAGAACCATGAGTGAAAAGTGGTACTACGACACCAAAACCGGACAAGTCACCCAAGGAAAAGAATCCGGTTGGGATTCTCGGATGGGGCCCTACGACACCCAGGAGGAGGCAGCTGCTGCCCTAGAGACGGCTAAGAAGCGTAATGAGCAAGCAGATGCTTATGACGCCGACGGTGACGACTAATCAGCCGACGCTGGCTCACGGTCGCTATTAGACAGCCGAGGATAACGACTCAACAGACTAAACGAAGGGCGCGCGGTTGCACTCGCAAAAACGACGAGTAACTACTACCGATTAGAAGCAATGCTCCGCGGAGGGGAAAGTTCCCTCAGCCACTTCGCGTTTGTATGCGGCAGCAGCATCAGCCATCGTTTGTCCCACCGCACCCCATTGTTTAGCGAATTTTGGTCGGTGCCCATCGGATGGGAAAGCGACCATATCGTGCCAGACCAGTACTTGCCCATCGCAGTCCGGCCCAGCACCGATGCCGATGGTCGGGACGGGGCACATGTCGGTTACTGTTTTCGCGAGATCTGCCGGCACCATTTCCATGACGACTAGGTCTGCACCTGCGGCCACGACCGCCTTCATATCGTCAATGAGCCCTTCGGCCCCCTCACCGCGTCCTTGAACCTTGAATCCTCCCAAATTATTGACTGACTGGGGAGTGAACCCGATGTGTGCACACACCGCTATACCGGCATCCTTAATGGCCTTGATACGGGGAGCGATCCGCACTCCCCCTTCGATTTTCACGCAGTGAGCACCGGATCGGCGGAGAATTTCTGCGGCGCTCATGACAGCCTGCTCGTTAGAGGCCTCATAGGTACCGAAGGGAAGGTCTGTTATGACAAAAGCGTTGCCAGCTCCGCGCACAACAGCAGCGGAAATGACGCACATTTCGTCCATGGAGATGTGTGCGGTGGTCGGATAACCAAAAACTACGTTGGCGGCAGAGTCACCAACGAGCAGCACCTCGATCCCACCCTGGGCGAAAGCCCGAGCGGTGGAATAGTCATAAGCGGTGAGCATGGCGAAGGGTTTTCCGGAACCCTTACGGGCAGAGAGATCGGACAGCCGCACCTGCTTGGTCGGTGCCATGTAGCTCTGGGAGGCACTGTTGTTCTCAGACATAGTGCATATATTGCCATGCGCGCAGGTGGGGAGGAAGTTCACCCTAAAACTGGCCGCTCTGAAAATACTGAAACATACAATGGTCTCCCATTCGGGAGCGCACACGGATACAATTGTTATTCATGAATCGCCAGCAGGAATTTGTGTTGCGCACGCTTGAAGAGCGCGATATTCGCTTCGTCCGACTTTGGTTCACCGATATTCAAGGCTTTCTGAAGTCTGTGTCTGTCGCTCCGGCTGAGCTGGAGGGTGCTTTCGAAGAAGGAATCGGTTTTGATGGCTCCGCGATTGAGGGTTTTTCGCGTGTCGCAGAGTCTGACACTATTGCCAAACCAGACCCGAGCACCTTCCAGATTCTGCCGTTTGAGAGTGAACAGGACGGCAGCCTCTCTGCCCGCATGTTCTGCGATATCACGATGCCCGATGGTGAGCCGTCGTGGGCTGATCCGCGCCAGGTGTTGCGAAAGCAGATGAACATTGCGGCGGAGATGGGTTTTACCTGTTACGTGCACCCTGAGATTGAGTTTTTCTTGGTGAAGAGCACAGAGACCAACGGCGAAACACCGGTGCCCGCAGATACTGGCGGGTACTTTGATCAAGCTGTCACTGATGATGCCCCATTTTTCCGCGCCGATGCCATTAATGCTTTGGAACGCGTGGGAATCTCCGTGGAATTTTCCCACCATGAAGCTGCGCCGGGCCAGCAAGAGATTGATCTCCGTTTTGCCGACGCACTATCGATGGCTGACAACGTGATGGCGTTCCGTTACATCATCAAGCAAGTTGCTCGGCATAATGGTGTACGCGCCACGTTCATGCCTAAACCGTTTAGTGAATACGCTGGTTCGGCCATGCATACGCACATGTCATTATTTGAGGGCGATGACAATGCATTCCATGATCCGGATGACGAACTGCGTTTATCGAAGACGGGCAAGTCTTTCATCGCCGGTATCTTGGAGCATGCTTCTGAGATCTCTGCGGTGACAAACCAGTGGGTGAACTCCTATAAGCGCATTTCCTCGGGTGATGAGGCGCCGCGCTCAGCGGCGTGGGGAGCATCGAATCGTTCAGCAATGGTTCGCGTACCGATGTACACACAGAACAAGCCTGCGTCTCGCCGTGTGGAGATCCGAACTCCGGACTCTGCCGCGAACCCTTATTTGACTTATGCGGTTCTCCTGGCCGCCGGTTTGAAGGGCATTAAGGAAGACTACGAGCTGCCTGCTCCTGCGGAGGGAGATGTTGCTCGCATGACGGCGCGCGAGCGCCGAGCTGCTGGCTTTAGGGATTTGCCAAATGATCTGGACTATGCGTTGAGGGAGATGGAACGCTCTGAATTGGTTGCTGATGCCCTAGGTGAGCATGTCTTTGAGTACTTCCTGCGCAATAAATGGCGTGAGTGGTACGACTATCAAGCTCAGATCACCCCGTGGGAACTGAAGAACAACTTGGAGTTTTAACGTTGGGGAGGGAGCATGTGCGACAAGCCATCATCGTGTGCTCCTTTTCTCTCAACGTGAAACTACCGCGTTTGTCTCATCCCCAAATTTTTCCGTGCCCTGGTTCGCGTAATGCGTGATCTGCCGTGGGCGTTAATTACATATCGATCTTGGAAAAGGTGTCTTTGTCGATGACTCGGCCTCGCTCTTCCCGCTCTCGCATTCCGTCTGCTCGCACATTGGGTTTGACTCGACCTCGTGCCCAAGAGGATCTCGAGATGCTTGGTTGGGTGGGGGAGGAGCACGTGGAGGTGCTTGTTGCCCTCGGCTCCACTGGTGATCCGGATTTGGCGTTGAATAACGTGGTGCGTCTGGTAGAGGCGCTGCGTGCGAAGGAGGCCGATGGGGAATTGGAATCCGTCTCTGTCGAAGGAGAGGTGGGTTCCTTTTCCGACGCCACGGCGGACACCCTGCTAGAAGCCCTTGTTAGTAACACGGCTCTTCGCCGCCGACTATTTGCCTTGTTCGGTGCGTCCGGGATGCTGGGTGATCACATAGTGGCGCACCCTGAGCATTGGGTGCAGCTGGCGTTACCGCTCCCAGATACTGAGGACATGATGAAAGTCATGCTCGACAGCGTGGGCGCCGTTCCGGTGGAGAAGGTTCTTGCATTCGATGAGTTTGCCGAATTCAAAGATGACTCGGAAGAAAAAGCAGTCGAGATTCCACACGAAGGCAATCGGTTGTATCGCGCCCGGCTAACTGGCCCCGAGGCAGATAACGCGATGCGTGTTGCATATCGTACGTTGTTGGCTCGCGTGGCATCTATAGATGTAGAAGGAACGTACGTGGTGCGCGGAGAGGAAGATCCTACGCCGCTGCCATTCGTCACTTTGTCCGAACGTCTGGCAGATTCCGCGGATGCGGCGTTGACTGCGGCATTAGCGGTGGCCTGTTCGACGGTCTACGGCGGCCCCGATGACGACAATGCCAAACCCCCAGCTCGGCTGGCGGTGCTGGCCATGGGTAAGTGCGGCGCCCGCGAGTTAAATTACATCTCTGACGTGGATGTCATTTTTGTGGCGGAGCCTGCGGATTCCCGCGCTATGCGCTGGGCCGGTGAATTTATCAATATTGGTTCCCGCGTGTTTTTCGAAGTGGATGCGGCACTTCGCCCCGAGGGAAAACAGGGCGCGTTGGTGAGAACCCTGGCGTCGCATAAAACCTACTACGACCGTTGGGCGGCAACTTGGGAGTTCCAAGCATTGCTCAAAGCGCGGCCTATGAGCGGTGACCTCGAGTTGGGCCAACAGTACGTGGATGCGCTGGCGCCGAAGGTATGGACGGCCTCTCAACGCGACGACTTTGTCCCTGATGTGCAGAAGATGCGCAAGCGCGTGATCGACAATGTGCCAGAGGATATCCGTTCTCGCGAACTCAAGCTTGGGCCGGGAGGTTTGCGAGATGTAGAATTTGCCGTTCAACTGCTGCAGATGGTGCACGGTCGAGTAGATGAGTCCCTACGCGTGCGCTCAACAGTGCAAGCGCTCAACGCACTGGTCGATGGTGGTTACATTGGGCGTGAAGACTGCAAGGTTCTTGTGCGCTCTTATGAGTACATGCGCTTGCTGGAACATCGCCTGCAGCTCTTTAGGCTTAAACGTACTCACACGTTGCCACCGCAGAGTGATCTAGTGACGCTGACGTGGTTGTCGCGAACCGCTGGAACCAAGCCTGAAGGCATGAACAGTTATGCCGAACAGCTGGAGAAAAATGTCAAGCGCGTGAGTGTGCAGATACACCAGCTACATTCCAAACTCTTCTACCGACCATTGTTGACTTCGGTGGTGACCTTGGATGAGGACACCATCCGTTTGACTCCGGATGCTGCGAAGCGACAATTAGCGGCCTTGGGTTATGAAAATCCTGACCGCGCTTACGATCACCTCACTGCGTTGGCCTCTGGTGGAGCGCGTAAGAACAAGCTTCAGGCGATCATCTTGCCCACTCTATTGGAGTGGCTGGCACCCACTGTGGATCCGGATGCTGGGCTTTTGGCTTATCGCAAGCTTTCCGAGGCTGCGAAGGATAAGCAATGGTTCTTGCGGTTGCTGCGAGATGAAAATGTGGTGGGACAGCGTCTCATGTTCCTACTGGGAACGTCGCCCTATCTGGCTGAATTGCTACTAAACAGTGTGGACACGGTCAAGCTACTTTCCGACGGTGCAAAGGGGCCGAAGCTTACGGAACGTGATCCGGCGGTAGTCACTCATTCCTTAGTTTCCGCCGTGGCGCGTCACCGTGACCCGGACAAGGCCATTGCGATCGCGCGATCGCTGCGCCGGGCTGAACTGGCTCGTGTCGCCGCGGCGGATTTGCTGGGGTTTATGGATGTAGAGGAAGTCTGTCAGTCTCTCTCACTGGTGTGGGATGCCGTGTTGGAGGCTGCCTTGCAAGCGGAAATCCGTGCGTGGGAAGATCAAAATGGGCAGAACGCTCCCGCAAAGATCTCTGTAATTGGGATGGGGCGCCTGGGTGGCGCCGAGCTGGGGTATGGGTCCGATGCAGACGTCATGTTCGTCACCGAGCCGGTTGATATTCCAGATGATGACGATGAGCGCGAGAAAACGGAAAACCGCGCGGTGAAATGGGCAGCGAGCATGTGCGATTCCGTGCGTATGCGTTTAGGTAGGCCTTCGCAAGACCCACCGCTTGATGTGGATATGGATCTACGACCGGAAGGGCGTAACGGTGCTGTAGTGCGCACCATGGAATCCTATGAGCGCTATTACCGCGAGTGGGGCGAGACGTGGGAAAAACAGGCGCTGCTCCGTGCCACGTGGATTGCCGGTGATAAGGATCTAGGCATTCGGTTCTTACGCATGATCGACCAGTTCCGCTACCCAGAGGGTGGAGTGAGCGACAAGACTGTGCAAGAAGTACGGCGCATGAAAGCTCGTGTGGATGCGGAGCGCTTGCCCGCGGGAGCGGACAGGAAAACGCACACGAAACTGGGGCATGGCGCTCTTGCAGATGTGGAATGGACCGTCCAATTGCTCATGATGCAGAACGTCACCATGGCAGAGAACCTGCGCAACACGTCGACGCTGGAGGCGTTGCAAGAACTGGCCAATGCCGAGCTCATCAGCCAGGCCGATGCAGAGATTCTGCGGGAGGCCTGGATCACCGCCACGAATGCCCGCAATGCGATTGTTTTGGTCAACGGAAAGCGCAAGGATCAGCTGCCCACCTTCGGTAAACCTTTGGCACAGGTTGCCGCTGCTGCTGACTGGGACGCTACAGATTCTCAGGGATTCCTCGATGATTATTTGAAGCGGACCCGCCGTGCTCGCCGGGTGGTGGACCGCGTGTTCTGGGGCGAGGACGTCCTGCACGATTTCGGCGGTGTGGATTTCCATCCGTAGAAAATGAGTGGTAGTCCCCTCAAGTTATCAGCAAAGGGTATGCTAACCTTTGCTGTACATGGGTTGTTGACGAGGGGTTCTGGCATCGTACTTTGCCAGCGCTGAGCTGCTTATTCTCATAACCTCACCCTAATTCCACTCCCAGACCGTAAGCCAAGGAGGTGCCAAAACATGAGTGCAGCAGAAAACACTGTGGACCACATTGACGTTGCCTCAATGGTGATCGCCACTGCTCACAACGTGCGTGAAATGCTACAACGATCCTCGGTATGGGGACGCATGAACGACGGCACCTTGCCCTTTGCTGGGCGTGCTTCTTACCTGGAACAACACTGGGAGGGGCTTCGTGTGCTCCTCGCAGCTTTGGATAAGTTCGATGGGGTGGCGGATGTTGTGGAGTTGCGGGAACAACTGCGTCGAACGGTTGAAAAAATGGGTGACGCGCTGGATCGTTCCCATTCCACGGCTCGCTGGCGGGACCATCACGTCACTATGCCGTCGATGCTGCAATTCCGGCGTCAGGTAGCTGACATGGACGAGCGTGGAGATCTCGTGGCTCTCGTTGCACATAGCGTAGTGCGCCTAGCTGCGGTGGGGGCATGCCCTGTTCCCTCTAAAGCAGGGGAGATGTCCATTCCAGCCGTCACTATTGTCCGTGATGAAGAGCAAGAGGAACACTTTGCGGAGGAACTATCCGCGGCGCTGGTGCTGATGATGGCTCACGGCAGTGATGTGGTGCGGGCTTATCAGGGACAAAAACGCGCAAGCAGCTGTGCAGTAACTGCTGCGATGATCCGTAATGCACTGCGTTGAGGGACGACCCCCGAACGACAATAAGGCAACAACAGGGGAGGGCTATGACCCCGGCGCGTCGATAAAAAAGATGCCGAGCAGATGACCGTCATCCGGTGCGATGAAGGTGAGTAGAAACTCACGAAGCTGGTTGTAGTAGTAATCTAATCACCGTGAATGATGCCCTATTGATTTTTGCCGCTTTTCTCGCTGGCTCTGTTTTACAGCGCGTGAGCGGGATGGGGTTGGGTTTGGTCGCTGGCCCAGTGATGAGCCTAGTGCTAGGTCCGGTAGAGGGCATACTTTTTCTCAACGTTCTTGCTACGGTCAATGCGCTGCTTGGAACGTGGACTGTTCGCCGGAGTGTTCCTTGGCGAACGGTAGCTCTCCTCGGATCGGTAATGATCTTAGGAGCGGCGCCCGCCGCGTGGGTGATCCTTAATATTTCTACTGCGGTGCTCAACATTGTCGTGGGGATTCTACTGCTCATCGCGCTATTTATAGTGACTGCAGGTCGAACATGGATCCCGCCCTTTCAGGGGAGGATTCCAGCGATCACAGCCGGAATTTTGGCCGGTTTTATGAATACTGTGGCCGGGGTAGCTGGCCCTGCGTTAACTATCTACGCATTGGGCTCGCGTTGGAAGCATGCAGAGTATGTCGCTGCTCTCCAGCCCTTGTTTGCCATATCTGGCGCACTGGCAGTCATTGTTAAAACGGTAGGGTCACATGTGACGCTTGAGGGTACGCCTCCCGGGGACTGGGCGGCAGGATTTGGCGCTGTAGCCCTGGGTGTTTTCCTAGGAATTAAGCTTGCGCGCATGGTGGATCGCGCTATTGCTCGACGAATCGCCATTGCAGTGGCTTTAGCGGGTGCGAGCTCCGTCATGTTCCGCGGCGTTCTTGCCGTGATTGGATGATGGTGAAGTAGCTAGTGTCACGGCCGGCGATAGGTTCAAGGGGTGGGTAAGACGTCGCACGGTGGCAGTGCGCGGGGTGGGGCAGGTAGTAAATAGTGGTGTCCATTGGTCTGTGCAGAACTGATGTGAGCCAATGTGCGTTCTAGTCAGCTCCGCCCGCCCCGGTCGGCGACTTGCTGCTCCCCGAGGCGTAAGGTGACACAACGTGTCACCAACTCAAGCTCATCCACCCCGAGTCTCGCATGTTGAACGCAGCTCCCAGAATATCGGCCCACAAGCATTGATGGTGTGGCTCGTTGGCGTGCTTTTGTACACCATGGCTGTGACCGGACGTACTTCTTTCGGCGTGGCTTCCGTGGAGGCGATGGATCAGTTTCATATTGACGCCGCCAGACTTGCTGTCTTTGCCACCCTTCAGCTAGGTACGTATTCATTAGCCCAGATTCCGGTTGGGTTGATGGTTGATCGCTTCGGCCCCCGAAAATTGCTGGCTGCTGGTGCTCTGGTGATGGCTCTTGGTCAGATCGTCTTGGCTTTCAGTGCCAACTATTACGTGGCGTTATGCGCTCGGATCCTTGTCGGAGCAGGCGACGCCACTGCTTTCTCCTCCGTGATGCGGATCATACCGGCGTGGATCCCGCTGAAATGGACACCGCTATTGTCCCAGCTCACAGGTGCTATTGGACAATTTGGTCAGTTCCTTTCGGCAGTGCCGTTCATGATGATCCTGCATGCTGAGGGATGGACTGTAGCGTTTCTCTCACTTGGGGCGGTGGGCGCACTATTTGCCATCGTGGCGATGGTAGCCGTGCAAGACACCCCGGATTCGCCCAACCGCGTAGAGAGGAAACAGCTCCGTCAGGCTCAGAAACTGGCGTCGGATAAAGGGGCGGACCAGGCGCCGGATGAGGCACTGGATAAGGTGGCAGGTAAGGCATCGACTAAGGGGACGGATCAAAAGCCAGGCGATCGGCAGTCAACTCTGCCTATACGTGGAATTCTGGTAACGGTGTTGCGCTCAAGCGTGTGCTGGCATGGATTTTTCATTCACTGGGTGGGTTTGGGGACACTTGTGTTGTTCACTATGCTTTGGGGGCTTCCCATCATGACGCTGGGCATGGGGTTGAGCAATGAGTTTGCAGGTTACATGCTGACCGTCGCAACTATTGCGACTGTCCTGGCTGGGCCGGTCGTGGGATATCTTTCCGCGAGGGTAGGCAAGAAACGTTGGGTCGTGACTCTCACGGGATCAACAATTGCGATGATGTTGTGGATATGGCTGTTTATTTCTCCTGATCCTCGCGGCTCAGTGGCAGCGGTCGTGGTGTGTCTAGCCATGGGGGTGTTTGCCCCAGTATCCAATTTGGGGTTTGATTCAGTGCGTGAACAGGTTGATCGCAGCATGGTGGCTACCGGGACAGGGTTGGCCAATATGGGTGGGTGGACGTGCGGGATGATTACAGCGCAAGTGGTCGGCGTGATTCTCAGCGTTTCTGCTCCGCATGGTGATTATGCATGGTCTGATTTCCGCTTAGCGTGGATGGTTGTGGTCCTGTGCTGGATGTTTGGGGTGGTAGGAGTAGTTCTTACGCGTCCACGGAGGTTGCCTCGCGAGGAATCGACAACGGTCGCGATTTTGCCAGCTAGTTAAGGGATTCTCCGTGGATCGCCGGGGTGGGAGAGAGTTTGGTTTTGGGCGTGATGAGGGCTTGATTTTGGGGTGTGGATGTGAGGTTGGGGTATGGGAGAGAGTTGGGGAGTCCTGGGGGTGGATTCTCCCGAAGAAACATTGACGTTTGTTGAACGAAGTACTTCCTATGGGAGGGATGCTCTGGGAGAATGGGAAGTGATTTCTAGGAGGAAACTATGACGTCTCTGGCTACACCCTCGGGGCTTTCTCATGAGAACTATGCCCGTGAAGTGGATGCACTGTTGAACCATCTCACGGGGCTTAACATCATTAAGCCGAGCCAGCCCCGACGTGGATGGACTCATGCGGGCACGGTGCTTGTTGATGCCGTTATGCAGGAGCGCAGTACATTCGATCCCTTACTGCGGCCAAAGGCTGAGAAAGCCGTTGCTCAGAACCCTGCGGCCGGCGATTTCCTCGGCGTGATGGACGTGGTTAACGACCCACAATTTCAACATTCGCTGCCCTTGGGATCGCGTGCCCGCTTCGAGTCGGTGATGGCCATGGCGGCGGTGATGCGGGAGCAAGGGTGTGAGACGGTGGCAGACGTGCGCCGAGTGTTCGACAATGATGACGAACAACTGCGCAGCGCTTTGATGCTTATCGCCCGGGTGGATACAAAGACCGTTGACATGTTGTCTGTGCTGGTCGGTGCGAATAGTGGGGTCGTTGTGGACGGGAGGGTACGCCGAGTTCTTTCCGACGCAGGTATTGATCCCTCCGATTATCAGATGTCCAAAGCAATCGTTCTGGTCGCGGCGCAGGAGCTTAACTGGACACCCGCACAGATGGACGCGACGCTTTGGAACGCCGGAAACCGTACGTGGATTCCGCGGTATGGATAGCCGAGGTGATGTAGAGCCGGTAGCCGACGTAGACGGTCATGGCTACCACTAAAAGGTTGCGGATGACCAAGTAGAGCAGCGGCCACACGCTGCTGCTACGAAGCAGTGCTTCGTATGTAGCTGGGTAAATCAAGGTAGTGAATACTGCGGTAATGATCATTACCAGACGGAGTTTGTGTAGAGGGTGGGAGCTCAGTAGTGAGACAACCGCAACTGCGGGTCCCATCCAGACCACGTATTGCGGGCTGAATACTTTATTGGTCACGATGAGCATGAGAATCAGTAGTAAAGCAAAGAGCGCCGCATTCTCATGGGTCCACCCACCGTAGAGGAAACGCCAAAGAGCGAATAAAACAGCGAATACGACCGTGACCAAAAGCAGGATATCCGCTGCATCAATAGCGAAAGAGACCCCGGGACCTGCAATTTCATAGGATTTCGACGCAGCGTAGCCAGTCACCCACTTGTCGTCGTCGAAAATTCGGGCCGCCATAAACGGGGTGGCCATGACGGACTCTACCTGCAACCCGCGAGTGTCCTGATAGGTGATGGGGGAGAGCAAACGATCGAGACCGACGGTTGTAAGAGTCACCACTGCCAAAGCGACGAGAGAAGAACCGAAGGATAAGAGGCGTACCCATGTGCTGCGAAGAGACCAACGGTCCACAAACGCGGCAGCTATTACACCCGGCCACAGCTTGGATAAGGTAGCGAAGGCAAGTAGAAACCCGGCAACTCTTGGGCGCGTCAACATCCACGCTATGGCCATTGCCACAAGCATGCCGGAAATGATATCGAGGCGGGTCAGCAGGATTGGTCCTGTGGCCGCGCAGAAGATGACCCAAAACCAACCAGCTCGTAGAGGAGACCGGCCTACCGCCTTATGATCGTTACCCCACGCAAGCAGGAACCATAGGAAAATTCCGGAGAGAGCAACGCACATTGCGCTGAACACGGCAATGAACATTGGCTGTCTATCAGCACTGATGAAGTTGACTATGTGCAGTGGCCATACGCCTGCGTGCGGATATTCAGCCAGTGGAGTTGCGCCGGAATTCGTTGCCATCTGTGTGGCTGCGTCGATGTCCGCAGAGCTGAGATCCGGATTCATGCCACGGAAGT is a window encoding:
- a CDS encoding MFS transporter, whose protein sequence is MSPTQAHPPRVSHVERSSQNIGPQALMVWLVGVLLYTMAVTGRTSFGVASVEAMDQFHIDAARLAVFATLQLGTYSLAQIPVGLMVDRFGPRKLLAAGALVMALGQIVLAFSANYYVALCARILVGAGDATAFSSVMRIIPAWIPLKWTPLLSQLTGAIGQFGQFLSAVPFMMILHAEGWTVAFLSLGAVGALFAIVAMVAVQDTPDSPNRVERKQLRQAQKLASDKGADQAPDEALDKVAGKASTKGTDQKPGDRQSTLPIRGILVTVLRSSVCWHGFFIHWVGLGTLVLFTMLWGLPIMTLGMGLSNEFAGYMLTVATIATVLAGPVVGYLSARVGKKRWVVTLTGSTIAMMLWIWLFISPDPRGSVAAVVVCLAMGVFAPVSNLGFDSVREQVDRSMVATGTGLANMGGWTCGMITAQVVGVILSVSAPHGDYAWSDFRLAWMVVVLCWMFGVVGVVLTRPRRLPREESTTVAILPAS